From a single Clupea harengus chromosome 24, Ch_v2.0.2, whole genome shotgun sequence genomic region:
- the LOC105903168 gene encoding zinc-binding protein A33-like: MAAASASSLEEDLSCSVCCDIFREPVLLGCGHSFCRECLSRHWSSYPGRRCPICRGPSPQEPLLNISLRKKPICSKCKQSQHRGHRVLTVQKAVKECKAAVGKCERQIQKDFEMLFTFLKEEQKTCLDAVRDTGTRETQLMREAMEAEVTILSDQVQKAEEMANKDDIAFLQVAIQPGSDYPVILDPITPPVNITLSDDLTSVTALPIPDPFDFYALVLGSKAFDDGCHVWDVHVGESSEWVVGVTSQQHVDGGPRSLWAIQRKQDQYSSFTSPPTPLKLPSSSSLEVLRIKLFWAVSYQGGSVRRIRKVTFSDARNNCGSTIFRFSLGDHTGALYPFLRPCGRGGELRVEPTEVEVQVKEALGLWETYGCEVNIFGFVFGIVFLIFALILATQNQAA; this comes from the exons atggctgctgcctctgcctcgTCTCTGGAGGAGGACTTGTCGTGTAGTGTGTGCTGTGACATCTTCCGGGAGCCCGTGCTGCTGGGCTGCGGCCACAGCTTCTGCCGGGAGTGTCTGAGCCGACACTGGAGCTCCTACCCGGGCCGCCGCTGCCCCATCTGTCGCGGCCCCTCGCCCCAGGAGCCCCTCCTCAACATCAGCCTGAGGA AGAAGCCCATCTGCTCCAAGTGTAAGCAGAGCCAACACAGGGGCCATCGTGTGCTGACTGTGCAGAAAGCTGTGAAGGAGTGCAag GCTGCCGTGGGAAAGTGTGAGAGGCAGATTCAGAAAGACTTTGAGATGCTCTTCACGTttctgaaagaggaacagaagaCGTGCTTGGATGCTGTGAGGGACACTGGGACACGAGAGACCCAGCTGATGAGGGAGGCCATGGAGGCTGAGGTCACCATCCTCTCCGACCAAGTACAGAAAGCAGAGGAGATGGCCAACAAAGATGACATCGCTTTTTTGCAGGTGGCTATACAACCTGGGTCCGATT ACCCAGTGATCCTGGACCCTATCACCCCTCCAGTCAATATCACCCTATCAGACGACTTGACCAGTGTCACGGCGCTGCCAATCCCGGACCCCTTCGACTTCTATGCATTGGTTCTGGGCTCCAAGGCTTTCGACGACGGCTGCCACGTCTGGGATGTTCACGTTGGCGAATCCTCAGAGTGGGTTGTGGGCGTCACGTCACAGCAGCACGTTGACGGTGGTCCCAGGTCTCTCTGGGCCATCCAGCGAAAGCAAGACCAGTACTCTTCCTtcacctcccctcccaccccactcAAGCtcccctcctccagctctctcgaGGTGCTCAGAATCAAGCTGTTTTGGGCCGTGAGCTACCAGGGAGGCTCCGTCAGACGCATCCGGAAGGTGACGTTCTCTGACGCTCGGAACAACTGTGGGTCGACCATTTTCCGATTTTCACTGGGCGACCACACGGGGGCGCTCTACCCCTTCCTGCGCCCTTGTGGTCGGGGGGGCGAGCTGAGAGTCGAGCCCACTGAGGTAGAGGTCCAGGTGAAGGAGGCTCTGGGGTTGTGGGAGACGTATGGGTGTGAGGTCAACATCTTTGGGTTTGTGTTTGGCATCGTGTTTCTCATATTTGCTCTCATTTTAGCAACACAAAATCAAGCTGCATAG
- the LOC116219128 gene encoding microfibril-associated glycoprotein 4-like: MCPASPTLSPSNLVSLTLIRPPPRPSQATSGLFLTSNPAIRTAPVGCTTIYLGSWPWSKLDVYCDMETDGGGWTLFQRRMDGTLNFYRTWDHYKKGFGNKDGEHWLGLDNIHLLTKEGNYELRVDMEDWEGRKVYAQYTSFSVDPESLGYTLHLGGFIDGGAGNSMDGHAGMKFSTFDKDQDVYSCGNCAKLYLGAFWYGACHYANPNGVYRWEADTSPFAVGVEWYHFKGYNYSLKTISMKIRRLVY; this comes from the exons ATGT GTCCTGCTagtcctactctctctccttccaacTTGGTGAGTTTGACACTAATTCGGCCACCTCCGCGACCAAGTCAGGCCACCTCTGGACTGTTTTTGACATCCAATCCCGCAATCCGCACAGCCCCAGTGGGGTGTACCACCATCTACCTTGGGTCCTGGCCCTGGTCCAAGCTGGATGTCTACTGTGACATGGAGACTGATGGGGGAGGCTGGACA ttgttCCAGAGAAGGATGGATGGCACTTTGAACTTCTACAGAACCTGGGATCACTACAAGAAGGGCTTTGGGAATAAAGATGGAGAGCACTGGCTGG gcCTGGACAACATTCACCTGCTGACCAAGGAAGGGAATTATGAGCTGAGGGTGGACATGGAGGACTGGGAGGGGAGAAAGGTGTACGCTCAGTACACGTCCTTCTCTGTGGACCCCGAGAGTTTAGGATACACACTGCACCTGGGCGGCTTCATCGATggaggagcag GCAATAGCATGGATGGGCATGCTGGAATGAAGTTCAGCACTTTTGACAAAGACCAGGATGTATATAGTTGTGGCAATTGTGCTAAACTGTATCTTGGGGCCTTCTGGTATGGTGCCTGTCATTATGCCAACCCCAATGGGGTGTACAGGTGGGAGGCTGATACCTCACCTTTTGCTGTTGGTGTTGAGTGGTACCATTTTAAAGGTTACAATTACTCCCTGAAGACCATCAGCATGAAGATCAGACGTCTAGTGTACTAG